A window from Gopherus flavomarginatus isolate rGopFla2 chromosome 4, rGopFla2.mat.asm, whole genome shotgun sequence encodes these proteins:
- the CYRIA gene encoding CYFIP-related Rac1 interactor A isoform X1 has translation MGNLLKVLTREIENYPHFFLDFENAQPTDGEREVWNQINAVLQDSENLLADLQAYKGAGQEIRDAIQNPNDIQLQEKAWNSVCPLVLRLKQFYEFSLRLEKALQSLLESLTCPPYTPTQHLEREQALAKEFAEILHFTLRFDELKMRNPAIQNDFSYYRRTINRNRINNLHIDIENEVNNEMANRMSLFYAEATPMLKTLSNATTHFVSENKTLPIENTTDCLSTMASVCKVMLETPEYRSRFTSEKTLMFCMRVMVGVIILYDHVHPVGAFSKTSKIDMKGYIKVLKEQPPDTVEVLLNALRFTTKHLNDESTSKHIRAMLQ, from the exons ATGGGTAATCTTCTTAAGGTCCTTACCAGGGAAATTGAAAACTATCCACATTTTTTCCTGGATTTTGAAA ATGCACAGCCTACAGATGGAGAAAGGGAGGTATGGAATCAGATCAATGCAGTTTTACAGGATTCTGAAAACTTGCTTGCAGACCTTCAAGCTTACAAAGGAGCTGGACAAGAAATAAGAGAT GCAATACAAAACCCAAATGATATCCAGCTTCAAGAAAAAGCTTGGAATTCAGTTTGTCCTCTGGTTCTGAGGCTGAAGCAGTTTTATGAGTTTTCACTCAGACTAG AGAAAGCACTACAGAGCTTATTGGAATCATTGACTTGTCCGCCCTATACTCCAACTCAGCACCTGGAACGAGAACAGGCTCTAGCCAAGGAGTTTGCAGAAATCTTACATTTTACTCTCCGCTTTGATGAGCTTAAg ATGAGAAATCCAGCCATTCAAAATGACTTCAGTTACTACAGACGGACAATAAATCGCAACAGAATAAACAATTTACAT ATAGACATTGAGAATGAAGTAAATAATGAAATGGCCAACAGAATGTCTCTATTTTATGCAGAAGCCACACCAATGCTGAAAACACTCAGCAATGCCACAACACACTTTGTATCAGAA AACAAAACCCTACCGATTGAGAATACAACAGACTGTTTAAGTACTATGGCCAGTGTATGTAAAGTCATGTTGGAAACACC agAATACAGAAGTCGGTTCACCAGTGAAAAGACTCTTATGTTCTGCATGAGAGTAATGGTGGGCGTTATTATTCTCTATGATCACGTTCATCCTGTGGGAGCTTTTTCTAAGACATCAAAGATTGAT ATGAAGGGGTACATAAAAGTTTTAAAGGAGCAGCCTCCTGATACTGTGGAAGTCCTTCTGAATGCTCTCAG GTTCACTACAAAACACCTGAATGATGAATCTACTTCCAAGCACATTCGAGCGATGCTTCAGTAG
- the CYRIA gene encoding CYFIP-related Rac1 interactor A isoform X2 — MYDNIAMTFLLKKHQAIQNPNDIQLQEKAWNSVCPLVLRLKQFYEFSLRLEKALQSLLESLTCPPYTPTQHLEREQALAKEFAEILHFTLRFDELKMRNPAIQNDFSYYRRTINRNRINNLHIDIENEVNNEMANRMSLFYAEATPMLKTLSNATTHFVSENKTLPIENTTDCLSTMASVCKVMLETPEYRSRFTSEKTLMFCMRVMVGVIILYDHVHPVGAFSKTSKIDMKGYIKVLKEQPPDTVEVLLNALRFTTKHLNDESTSKHIRAMLQ; from the exons ATGTATGATAATATAGCAATGACATTTCTCTTGAAGAAACATCAA GCAATACAAAACCCAAATGATATCCAGCTTCAAGAAAAAGCTTGGAATTCAGTTTGTCCTCTGGTTCTGAGGCTGAAGCAGTTTTATGAGTTTTCACTCAGACTAG AGAAAGCACTACAGAGCTTATTGGAATCATTGACTTGTCCGCCCTATACTCCAACTCAGCACCTGGAACGAGAACAGGCTCTAGCCAAGGAGTTTGCAGAAATCTTACATTTTACTCTCCGCTTTGATGAGCTTAAg ATGAGAAATCCAGCCATTCAAAATGACTTCAGTTACTACAGACGGACAATAAATCGCAACAGAATAAACAATTTACAT ATAGACATTGAGAATGAAGTAAATAATGAAATGGCCAACAGAATGTCTCTATTTTATGCAGAAGCCACACCAATGCTGAAAACACTCAGCAATGCCACAACACACTTTGTATCAGAA AACAAAACCCTACCGATTGAGAATACAACAGACTGTTTAAGTACTATGGCCAGTGTATGTAAAGTCATGTTGGAAACACC agAATACAGAAGTCGGTTCACCAGTGAAAAGACTCTTATGTTCTGCATGAGAGTAATGGTGGGCGTTATTATTCTCTATGATCACGTTCATCCTGTGGGAGCTTTTTCTAAGACATCAAAGATTGAT ATGAAGGGGTACATAAAAGTTTTAAAGGAGCAGCCTCCTGATACTGTGGAAGTCCTTCTGAATGCTCTCAG GTTCACTACAAAACACCTGAATGATGAATCTACTTCCAAGCACATTCGAGCGATGCTTCAGTAG